The proteins below are encoded in one region of Buttiauxella gaviniae:
- a CDS encoding putative hemolysin, with amino-acid sequence MRTAFLAGCAALLLSTTLLSACSSNEPPQQATAAHVPPGMRAAMSNQGQASCAMVGGTLSVARQLDGSAIGMCAMPNGKRCSENALAAGTCGAY; translated from the coding sequence ATGCGCACTGCGTTTTTAGCGGGTTGTGCCGCGCTGTTGTTATCAACAACACTGCTATCGGCATGCAGTAGTAATGAACCACCTCAACAAGCCACTGCGGCTCACGTACCGCCGGGTATGCGTGCGGCAATGTCTAATCAGGGGCAGGCAAGTTGTGCGATGGTGGGCGGAACGCTGAGTGTGGCGCGTCAACTGGATGGATCGGCAATCGGCATGTGCGCGATGCCGAACGGCAAACGCTGTAGTGAAAACGCGCTTGCCGCCGGAACGTGTGGAGCGTACTAG
- a CDS encoding D-ribose ABC transporter substrate-binding protein produces the protein MKFTLLKTSLVAALLASSSSLYAADNGLIAIITPSHDNPFFKAEADGALAKAKELGYTTLVASHDDDVNKQNQLIETAIARKAKAIILDNAGADATVGPLEKAKAAGVPTFLIDREINKTGVAVAQIVSNNYQGAQLGAEKFAKLLNGKGKYVELLGRQSDTNAHVRSQGYHDVLDDYPDMKMVAQQTANWSQTEAFTRMESILQTQPDIVGVISGNDTMALGAEAALKAAGKTNVIVVGFDGSDYVRDSIIAKSNIKATVLQPGWEQAQMAVVQADYFLKNGKPQTQEKQLMDCVLIDDSNANQLKTFKLVQ, from the coding sequence ATGAAATTTACCCTACTGAAGACCTCACTCGTTGCCGCTCTGCTTGCTTCATCGTCGTCTCTGTATGCCGCTGATAATGGCCTGATTGCGATTATTACGCCATCGCATGACAACCCGTTCTTTAAAGCCGAAGCCGATGGTGCGCTGGCTAAAGCCAAAGAGCTGGGTTACACCACACTGGTGGCGTCCCATGACGATGACGTCAACAAACAAAACCAGTTAATTGAAACAGCCATTGCCCGCAAAGCAAAAGCCATCATTCTGGATAACGCTGGAGCCGATGCCACCGTTGGCCCATTAGAAAAAGCTAAAGCCGCGGGCGTCCCTACTTTCCTTATTGACCGTGAAATCAATAAAACCGGCGTTGCCGTCGCGCAAATTGTTTCCAACAACTATCAGGGCGCGCAGCTCGGTGCCGAGAAATTTGCCAAATTGCTCAACGGTAAAGGCAAATACGTTGAGTTGCTGGGCCGCCAGTCGGACACCAACGCCCACGTTCGCTCCCAGGGTTATCACGATGTGCTGGATGACTATCCGGATATGAAAATGGTGGCGCAGCAAACCGCCAACTGGAGCCAAACCGAAGCCTTCACGCGCATGGAATCTATTCTGCAAACCCAGCCGGACATCGTCGGCGTAATTTCCGGCAACGACACCATGGCGCTGGGTGCTGAAGCCGCGTTAAAAGCCGCCGGGAAAACCAATGTCATCGTGGTGGGTTTTGACGGCAGCGATTACGTGCGTGACTCCATCATCGCCAAAAGCAATATCAAAGCCACCGTGCTGCAACCTGGCTGGGAACAAGCGCAAATGGCGGTGGTTCAGGCGGACTATTTCCTGAAAAACGGCAAACCGCAGACCCAGGAAAAACAGCTCATGGACTGCGTATTAATTGACGACAGCAATGCTAATCAACTGAAAACCTTCAAGCTGGTTCAGTAA
- a CDS encoding sugar ABC transporter ATP-binding protein, producing MSQDPIILRTHGISMLFPGTVALDNIDYNVWRGKVNVIIGENGAGKSTLMKILAGVQQPSVGEIRLNGELVQFSSTRQAAAHGIGMVHQELNLFENLTVAENIFLGRELQHGLSPIDEATQQARSAELLKRLDQPISPKELVANLKVGQQQLVEIAKALAENADILILDEPTSALSKTEVEILFRVIRELTRQGVTIIYISHRLEELMAIGDVITILRDGKFQAEAQVCDIDVPWIVREMLGSEPVSSFLKPGRQFGPAILEAEHITCVNAAGNTVVDDVSFHVRAGEIVGIYGLMGAGRTELFECLLGTQRNYLGKLWLDSKPVPPRLATAERIRMGMSLVPEDRKRTGIFPISSVASNLTIASLWRRLQRGFAISQPDETAVVASTIGNLSIKVSSPEVEIQALSGGNQQKVVIGRSLLTNPKLLLLDEPTRGIDVGAKSDVFRMMVQLSEQGIAVVFSTSDLKEIMAVSDRILVMSGGKVTADIPREQAEESALVSASAQGF from the coding sequence ATGTCGCAAGATCCTATTATTCTGCGCACCCACGGTATTTCAATGCTGTTCCCCGGCACCGTGGCGCTGGACAACATTGATTACAACGTCTGGCGCGGCAAAGTGAACGTGATCATCGGTGAAAACGGAGCCGGAAAATCCACCCTGATGAAAATTCTGGCGGGCGTGCAGCAGCCGAGCGTGGGCGAAATACGGCTCAACGGCGAACTCGTGCAGTTCAGCAGCACGCGCCAGGCGGCGGCGCACGGCATCGGCATGGTGCATCAGGAGCTAAACCTGTTTGAAAACCTGACGGTTGCCGAAAACATTTTTCTTGGTCGCGAACTGCAACATGGCCTGTCACCGATTGACGAAGCGACCCAACAGGCGCGCAGCGCAGAGTTGCTTAAACGCCTCGACCAGCCCATCTCCCCAAAAGAACTGGTTGCCAATCTGAAAGTGGGTCAACAACAACTGGTGGAAATTGCCAAAGCGCTGGCGGAAAACGCCGACATTCTCATTCTGGATGAACCGACCTCGGCGCTGAGCAAAACCGAAGTGGAGATCCTCTTCCGGGTCATTCGAGAACTCACCCGCCAGGGCGTGACCATCATTTATATTTCTCACCGCCTCGAAGAGCTGATGGCGATTGGCGATGTGATCACCATTCTGCGCGATGGCAAATTCCAGGCCGAAGCGCAGGTCTGCGACATCGACGTGCCGTGGATTGTGCGCGAAATGTTAGGCAGCGAACCCGTCTCCAGCTTCCTGAAACCAGGGCGTCAATTTGGCCCGGCGATTCTTGAAGCCGAACACATCACCTGCGTCAACGCGGCGGGTAATACGGTGGTCGATGACGTCAGTTTTCACGTACGCGCCGGAGAAATCGTCGGAATTTATGGCCTGATGGGGGCCGGTCGCACCGAGCTGTTTGAATGCCTACTCGGCACGCAGCGTAACTATCTGGGCAAATTATGGCTCGATAGCAAACCGGTGCCGCCACGCCTTGCTACCGCGGAACGCATCCGCATGGGCATGAGCCTGGTGCCGGAAGATCGCAAACGCACCGGAATTTTCCCGATCTCCTCGGTGGCAAGCAACCTGACCATCGCCAGTCTCTGGCGGCGTTTACAGCGTGGTTTCGCCATCTCTCAGCCCGATGAAACGGCGGTGGTTGCCAGCACCATCGGCAATTTGTCCATCAAAGTCTCGTCGCCTGAGGTAGAGATCCAGGCGCTCAGCGGCGGGAATCAGCAAAAGGTGGTGATTGGCCGCTCGCTGCTTACCAATCCGAAACTGTTATTGCTGGATGAACCGACGCGCGGAATTGACGTGGGAGCCAAATCTGACGTGTTCCGCATGATGGTTCAGCTCTCTGAACAAGGGATTGCGGTGGTGTTTTCCACCTCAGACCTGAAAGAGATTATGGCGGTTTCTGACCGCATTCTGGTGATGTCCGGCGGCAAAGTCACCGCAGATATTCCCCGGGAACAAGCCGAAGAGTCGGCGTTGGTTTCCGCTAGTGCACAAGGGTTCTGA
- the nifJ gene encoding pyruvate:ferredoxin (flavodoxin) oxidoreductase, whose product MITIDGNGAVASVAFRASEVIAIYPITPSSTMAELADAWSGDNRKNVWGDTPRVVEMQSEAGAIGAVHGALQTGALSTSFTSSQGLLLMIPTLYKLAGQLTPFVLHVAARTVATHALSIFGDHSDVMAIRQTGCAMLCASSVQEAQDFALISHIATLKSRVPFIHFFDGFRTSHEINKIAPLADSTILDLLPQKEIDEHRARALNPEHPVIRGTSANPDTYFQSREATNPWYNAVYEHVEQAMDNFAAATGRQYRPFEYYGHPQAERVIILMGSAIGTCEEVVDELLTHGEKVGVLKVRLFRPFSADHLLAVLPESARQIAVLDRTKEPGALAEPLYLDVMTSLAEAFNRGERETLPRVIGGRYGLSSKEFGPDCVLAVFNELNQAKPRPRFTVGIYDDVTNLSLPLPENTLPNRAKLEALFYGLGSDGSVSATKNNIKIIGNSTPFFTQGYFVYDSKKAGGLTVSHLRVSEQPINSTYLIDRADFVGCHQLQFIDKYQMAERLKLGGIFLLNTPYGADEVWHRLPQEVQALLNQKKARFYVVNAAKIARECQLGARINTVMQMAFFHLTNILPGDSALAQLQGAIAKSYSSKGQELVERNWQALALSRELLAEVTLQPVNETSPMRPPVVSDAAPDFVKTVTAAMLAGLGDALPVSALPPDGTWPMGTTQWEKRNIAEEIPIWKPDICTQCNHCVAACPHSAIRAKVVQPEAMENAPAALQSLDVKSRDMRGQKYVLQVAPEDCTGCNLCVEVCPAKDRQNPEIKAINMMSRLEHVEEEKENYDFFLSMPEMDRTSLERIDIRTSQLLTPLFEYSGACSGCGETPYIKLLTQLYGDRMLIANATGCSSIYGGNLPSTPYTTDANGRGPAWANSLFEDNAEFGLGFRLTVDQHRARVMRLVGKFADKLPAELNEQLHAEATPEVRREQVAALRQHLANIDDPDARQLITDADAMVDKSIWLIGGDGWAYDIGFGGLDHVLSLTENVNILVLDTQCYSNTGGQASKATPLGAVTKFGEHGKRKARKDLGVSMMMYGHVYVAQISLGAQLNQTVKAIQEAEAYPGPSLIIAYSPCEEHGYDLALSHDQMRQLTATGFWPLYRFDPRRADEGKLPLALDSRPPSDALADTLMKEQRFRRLNAQQPEVAEQLWKDAAADLQKRYDFLAQMAGKAEKADSE is encoded by the coding sequence ATGATCACAATCGACGGCAATGGTGCAGTCGCGTCTGTGGCGTTTCGCGCCAGCGAAGTTATTGCCATCTACCCGATAACGCCCAGTTCAACCATGGCGGAACTCGCAGATGCCTGGTCCGGGGACAATCGCAAAAACGTCTGGGGCGACACGCCTCGCGTTGTAGAAATGCAGTCTGAAGCGGGCGCTATTGGCGCGGTTCACGGTGCGCTGCAAACCGGTGCCCTTTCCACGTCCTTTACTTCATCGCAGGGTTTGCTACTGATGATCCCGACGCTCTACAAACTTGCCGGGCAGTTAACTCCCTTCGTGTTACACGTTGCAGCACGTACGGTCGCAACGCACGCGCTTTCCATTTTTGGCGATCATTCGGATGTCATGGCGATTCGCCAGACTGGCTGCGCCATGTTGTGTGCCAGCAGCGTTCAGGAAGCCCAGGACTTCGCGCTGATTTCTCACATCGCTACCCTTAAAAGCCGCGTGCCGTTTATTCATTTCTTCGATGGTTTCCGCACCTCCCATGAAATCAATAAAATTGCGCCGCTGGCAGACAGCACCATTCTCGACCTCCTGCCGCAAAAAGAAATTGACGAACACCGCGCCCGGGCGCTGAATCCGGAACATCCGGTGATTCGCGGCACCTCGGCAAACCCGGATACTTACTTCCAGTCCCGCGAAGCGACAAACCCGTGGTACAACGCGGTTTACGAACACGTCGAGCAGGCGATGGACAACTTCGCCGCCGCCACAGGCCGCCAGTATCGCCCGTTTGAATACTACGGCCATCCACAGGCCGAGCGCGTAATTATCCTGATGGGTTCCGCTATCGGTACCTGTGAAGAAGTGGTCGATGAATTACTGACCCATGGCGAAAAAGTGGGCGTGCTGAAAGTTCGCCTGTTCCGCCCTTTCTCCGCCGACCATTTATTAGCCGTCCTGCCGGAATCCGCACGCCAGATTGCCGTACTCGACCGCACCAAAGAGCCAGGCGCGCTGGCAGAACCGCTCTACCTTGACGTGATGACGTCGCTTGCCGAAGCCTTTAACCGTGGCGAGCGCGAAACGCTGCCGCGCGTCATCGGCGGGCGTTACGGTTTGTCTTCCAAAGAGTTTGGCCCAGATTGCGTGCTGGCGGTCTTTAACGAACTGAATCAAGCCAAACCGCGCCCGCGCTTCACGGTAGGTATTTACGACGACGTAACCAATTTGTCTCTGCCGTTACCGGAAAACACCCTGCCGAATCGCGCCAAACTCGAAGCGCTGTTCTACGGTTTGGGCAGTGACGGCAGCGTTTCAGCGACCAAAAACAACATTAAAATCATCGGTAATTCCACGCCGTTCTTCACCCAGGGTTATTTCGTTTATGACTCCAAAAAAGCAGGCGGCCTGACGGTTTCCCACCTGCGCGTCAGCGAACAACCGATTAACTCAACCTATCTTATCGACCGCGCCGATTTTGTTGGCTGCCACCAGTTGCAGTTTATCGACAAATATCAGATGGCCGAGCGCCTGAAACTCGGCGGCATCTTCCTGCTTAACACGCCGTATGGCGCGGATGAAGTGTGGCATCGCCTGCCGCAAGAAGTACAGGCTCTGCTGAACCAGAAAAAAGCACGTTTTTATGTGGTCAACGCGGCGAAAATTGCCCGTGAATGCCAGCTTGGGGCGCGTATCAACACCGTTATGCAGATGGCGTTCTTCCACCTGACCAACATTCTTCCGGGCGACAGCGCGCTGGCACAATTGCAGGGCGCGATTGCTAAAAGCTACAGCAGCAAAGGCCAGGAACTGGTGGAACGCAACTGGCAGGCACTGGCGCTTTCCCGCGAACTGTTAGCAGAAGTCACGCTGCAACCGGTCAATGAAACCAGCCCGATGCGCCCGCCGGTCGTTTCCGATGCGGCACCAGATTTCGTCAAAACCGTTACCGCCGCCATGCTCGCCGGGCTTGGCGATGCGCTGCCTGTTTCCGCCCTGCCGCCAGACGGCACCTGGCCGATGGGCACCACACAGTGGGAAAAACGCAATATCGCCGAAGAAATTCCTATCTGGAAACCGGACATCTGTACCCAGTGTAACCACTGTGTGGCCGCCTGCCCGCATTCAGCGATTCGCGCCAAAGTCGTGCAGCCAGAAGCGATGGAAAACGCCCCTGCAGCCCTGCAATCTCTGGATGTAAAATCCCGCGATATGCGTGGGCAGAAATACGTCTTGCAGGTCGCGCCGGAAGATTGCACCGGCTGTAATCTGTGCGTAGAAGTTTGCCCGGCGAAAGATCGCCAGAATCCGGAAATCAAGGCCATCAATATGATGTCGCGCCTTGAGCACGTTGAAGAAGAGAAAGAGAACTACGATTTCTTCCTCAGCATGCCGGAGATGGATCGCACCAGCCTCGAGCGCATCGATATTCGTACTTCGCAACTGCTGACGCCGCTGTTTGAATACTCCGGCGCCTGCTCCGGCTGCGGTGAAACGCCGTATATCAAGCTGCTGACTCAACTGTATGGCGACCGCATGCTGATCGCCAACGCCACCGGGTGTTCATCTATTTACGGTGGTAACCTGCCTTCAACGCCGTATACCACCGATGCCAACGGTCGCGGTCCGGCATGGGCGAACTCACTGTTTGAGGATAACGCTGAATTTGGCCTCGGCTTCCGTCTGACGGTCGATCAGCACCGCGCCCGCGTGATGCGCCTGGTCGGTAAATTTGCCGATAAACTGCCAGCGGAACTTAATGAGCAACTGCACGCAGAAGCGACGCCGGAAGTGCGCCGCGAACAGGTTGCGGCCTTGCGCCAGCATCTGGCCAATATCGACGATCCCGACGCGCGTCAGTTAATAACCGACGCTGATGCGATGGTGGATAAATCTATCTGGCTGATTGGCGGCGACGGTTGGGCGTATGACATTGGTTTTGGCGGCCTGGATCACGTATTAAGCCTGACCGAGAACGTCAATATTCTGGTGCTGGATACGCAGTGTTATTCCAACACCGGCGGCCAGGCATCGAAAGCCACACCGCTCGGGGCAGTGACCAAGTTTGGCGAGCACGGCAAGCGTAAAGCGCGTAAAGATCTCGGTGTCAGCATGATGATGTACGGGCATGTTTATGTGGCGCAGATTTCACTCGGCGCGCAGCTCAACCAGACGGTGAAAGCGATTCAGGAAGCGGAGGCCTACCCTGGCCCGTCATTGATTATCGCCTACAGCCCATGTGAAGAGCACGGCTATGACCTGGCGTTAAGCCACGATCAGATGCGTCAGCTTACCGCTACCGGTTTCTGGCCGCTGTATCGCTTCGATCCGCGTCGTGCCGATGAAGGTAAATTGCCGCTGGCGCTGGACTCACGTCCACCATCAGATGCGTTAGCCGATACGTTAATGAAAGAGCAGCGTTTCCGCCGCCTGAATGCGCAGCAGCCTGAAGTCGCGGAACAGTTGTGGAAAGATGCGGCTGCCGATTTGCAAAAACGTTACGACTTCCTGGCGCAGATGGCGGGTAAAGCGGAAAAGGCGGATAGCGAATAG
- the aldA gene encoding aldehyde dehydrogenase, with protein MTAPVQHPMYIDGQFVQWQGEQWIDVINPATEALISRIPDGTAQQASDAIDAAAKAQPAWEAQPAIERAGWLRKISAGIRERAKAIAALIVAEGGKTQQLAEVEVAFTADYLDYMSEWARRYEGEILQSDRPGENILVFKRALGVTTGILPWNFPFFLIARKLAPALITGNTIVIKPSEFTPNNAIAFAEIVHDIGLPKGVFNLVLGRGETVGQELAANPKVAMVSMTGSVGAGEKIMAAASKNITKVCLELGGKAPAIVMDDADLDIAVKAIVDSRMINTGQVCNCAERVYVQKGIYDAFITRLSEAFKQVSFGDTGERNDVSMGPLINAAALERVEQKVARAVSEGARVVLGGKTPEGKGYFYPPTLLVDVRQEMTIMHDETFGPVLPVATFETLEQALEMANDSDYGLTSSIYTRDLNVAMKAIKGLKFGETYVNRENFEAMQGFHAGWRKSGIGGADGRHGLNEYLQTQVVYLQV; from the coding sequence ATGACAGCACCTGTACAACACCCGATGTATATTGATGGTCAATTTGTTCAATGGCAGGGTGAGCAGTGGATTGATGTGATTAACCCGGCCACCGAGGCATTAATTTCACGCATTCCTGATGGAACCGCGCAGCAGGCCAGCGATGCCATTGACGCGGCGGCAAAAGCCCAGCCTGCCTGGGAGGCGCAGCCGGCCATCGAGCGTGCTGGCTGGCTGCGTAAAATCTCCGCCGGGATTCGTGAGCGAGCGAAAGCGATCGCCGCATTGATTGTGGCGGAAGGGGGTAAAACGCAACAGCTTGCAGAAGTGGAAGTGGCGTTCACGGCGGATTATCTCGACTATATGTCTGAGTGGGCACGCCGTTATGAAGGCGAAATTTTGCAAAGCGACCGGCCGGGTGAAAACATTCTGGTGTTCAAACGCGCGCTGGGCGTCACCACCGGGATTCTGCCGTGGAACTTCCCGTTCTTCCTGATTGCCCGCAAACTTGCGCCCGCGCTGATTACCGGCAATACCATTGTCATCAAACCAAGCGAATTTACGCCGAACAACGCCATAGCGTTTGCGGAAATTGTTCATGATATCGGCCTGCCGAAAGGGGTGTTTAACCTGGTGCTTGGGCGCGGTGAAACGGTCGGCCAGGAGCTTGCGGCAAATCCAAAAGTGGCGATGGTCAGCATGACCGGCAGCGTCGGCGCCGGTGAAAAAATCATGGCGGCCGCGTCTAAAAACATCACTAAAGTCTGTTTAGAGCTGGGCGGCAAAGCGCCTGCCATCGTTATGGACGATGCGGATCTGGACATCGCCGTGAAAGCAATTGTTGATTCCCGCATGATTAACACCGGGCAAGTGTGCAACTGCGCCGAGCGCGTATATGTGCAAAAAGGGATTTACGACGCGTTTATTACTCGCCTGAGCGAAGCGTTTAAACAGGTGAGCTTTGGTGATACCGGCGAGCGTAATGATGTCTCAATGGGGCCGTTGATCAACGCCGCAGCTCTTGAACGCGTCGAGCAAAAAGTGGCTCGCGCGGTAAGCGAAGGGGCGCGCGTGGTGCTGGGTGGCAAAACGCCGGAAGGGAAAGGGTATTTTTACCCGCCAACGCTGCTGGTGGATGTGCGCCAGGAGATGACCATTATGCATGATGAAACTTTCGGCCCGGTGCTGCCAGTTGCCACCTTTGAGACGCTTGAGCAGGCGCTTGAAATGGCAAACGACAGCGATTACGGCCTGACCTCTTCGATTTATACGCGCGATTTAAACGTCGCCATGAAAGCGATTAAAGGCCTAAAGTTCGGTGAAACTTACGTTAACCGTGAAAACTTTGAGGCGATGCAGGGCTTCCATGCGGGCTGGCGTAAGTCTGGCATTGGCGGAGCCGATGGTCGCCACGGCCTGAATGAGTATTTGCAAACCCAGGTGGTTTATTTGCAGGTGTAG
- a CDS encoding YncE family protein gives MFMSALPQTRLRALPALVLTSLLFSSSLFADTSFTVERKPVGKGAYEMAYSADQSALYVATSQSRKMDKGGVVYRLDPATLEVTQAIHNNLKPFGVAFNKTTGTLFIGNTISSAVTAINSKTGDVIKSLVVDETKRTEKVRPLAPRQLVVNEATNTLYMGGLGESSVLWVIDGATLSLRDTIKDLGKMATGLAIDEKSSRIYMTNADNEFIVIDSKTNKVLSRTKLDSEGEHFYLNVALDTANNRAFITDSKSPQLLVVDTKTSKVINKVDVPLGLAVLFNPTRNEIYVTHRQAGKVSVIDAKSYKVLETIDTPALPNSLALSPDGQQLFVSVKQPGSREKEPTRPDDIVRISFK, from the coding sequence ATATTTATGTCTGCTTTACCACAAACCCGCTTACGCGCTTTGCCTGCCCTGGTGCTCACCAGCCTGCTGTTTTCCAGTTCTCTGTTTGCTGACACCTCTTTCACCGTGGAAAGAAAACCGGTGGGCAAAGGGGCGTATGAGATGGCCTACAGCGCGGATCAATCCGCTTTGTATGTTGCGACATCACAAAGCCGCAAAATGGATAAAGGCGGGGTAGTTTATCGCCTTGACCCGGCAACGCTCGAAGTGACTCAGGCGATTCATAACAATCTGAAGCCGTTCGGCGTGGCGTTTAACAAAACGACGGGCACGTTGTTTATCGGCAATACTATCAGCAGCGCGGTAACGGCCATTAACAGCAAAACAGGGGATGTGATTAAGTCCCTGGTGGTGGATGAAACAAAACGTACCGAAAAAGTGCGCCCGCTGGCTCCGCGTCAGTTAGTGGTAAACGAAGCGACCAATACGCTGTATATGGGTGGTTTGGGTGAATCCAGCGTGTTGTGGGTGATTGATGGGGCGACGCTTTCCCTGCGCGATACCATCAAAGATTTGGGAAAAATGGCGACCGGTCTGGCGATTGACGAAAAATCTTCGCGTATTTATATGACCAACGCTGACAACGAATTTATCGTTATCGACAGCAAAACCAACAAGGTTCTCTCTCGCACCAAACTGGATAGCGAAGGTGAGCATTTCTATCTGAATGTTGCGCTTGATACCGCAAATAACCGCGCGTTTATCACCGATTCTAAATCTCCGCAGTTGTTGGTTGTGGATACCAAAACCAGCAAAGTGATTAACAAGGTGGATGTGCCGCTGGGGCTTGCCGTGCTGTTTAACCCGACGCGTAATGAAATCTATGTCACGCACCGCCAGGCCGGGAAAGTCAGTGTGATTGATGCGAAAAGCTACAAAGTGCTGGAGACTATTGACACGCCAGCACTACCAAACAGCCTCGCGCTTTCACCCGACGGCCAGCAATTATTCGTGAGCGTGAAACAGCCTGGCAGCCGTGAAAAAGAACCTACCCGCCCGGATGATATCGTGCGTATTAGCTTCAAATAA
- a CDS encoding sugar-binding transcriptional regulator gives MSKQDEQRLLVKIATLYFVDGMKQSEIAGLLHLSQSFVSRAITRCQKEGVVKISVIQPPNIFLSLEQALEKKYAIRQAIVVDVDESAPASQIKHAIGSAAAHYVETRLRPNDLVGISSWSSTIRAMVDELHPQSIKARGVIQLLGGVGPNGNVQATILTQNLAAQLDCPAWLLPSQSIEHSVEERAKLVASDDVSEVVKKFAEVDVAILGIGELEPSQLLKNSGNYYGEAMLKTLAERGAVGDICLHYFNAQGEPVLSKEEDPVIGMELSQVRACPHVVALAGGNDKANAIRGALQGGYIDVLITDYPTARQLL, from the coding sequence ATGTCAAAGCAGGATGAACAACGTTTGTTGGTTAAGATTGCGACGCTCTATTTTGTTGACGGCATGAAACAGTCAGAAATCGCCGGGTTACTGCACCTTTCGCAGTCGTTTGTTTCACGCGCCATTACACGCTGCCAAAAAGAGGGCGTGGTAAAAATCAGTGTTATTCAACCGCCCAATATTTTCCTTTCGCTCGAACAGGCGCTGGAGAAGAAATATGCCATACGCCAGGCGATCGTGGTGGATGTCGACGAATCTGCTCCCGCGAGCCAAATCAAACATGCGATTGGTAGCGCCGCCGCGCACTACGTCGAAACCCGTTTGCGGCCAAACGATTTAGTCGGCATCTCTTCCTGGAGTTCCACTATCCGGGCGATGGTCGATGAGTTGCATCCGCAGAGCATCAAAGCGCGGGGCGTGATCCAACTGCTTGGCGGCGTGGGGCCAAACGGTAACGTGCAGGCCACGATTCTGACGCAAAATCTTGCCGCGCAGCTTGATTGCCCGGCATGGCTGCTGCCCTCGCAAAGCATTGAACATTCTGTGGAAGAGCGTGCAAAGCTGGTCGCCAGCGACGATGTCTCCGAAGTGGTGAAGAAATTTGCTGAAGTGGATGTGGCCATCCTCGGCATCGGCGAACTTGAACCGTCTCAGTTGCTAAAAAATTCGGGTAACTATTACGGCGAAGCAATGCTTAAAACCCTCGCCGAGCGCGGCGCAGTGGGGGATATCTGTCTGCATTACTTTAATGCTCAGGGTGAACCCGTGTTGAGCAAAGAAGAAGATCCGGTAATTGGCATGGAACTCAGCCAGGTGCGTGCCTGCCCGCATGTGGTGGCGCTGGCCGGTGGGAATGACAAAGCCAATGCGATTCGCGGAGCGTTGCAAGGAGGCTACATCGACGTTCTGATCACGGATTACCCCACGGCTCGCCAGCTCCTCTAA
- a CDS encoding DUF2291 family protein, which yields MSFKQWGIGFLCGSTLLLTACRVVDLDENGQPIIPADPNAKASFANQTPAQIAQQTWNTKVLTPAQSHALDSSTLKTRAGSAKNESVFVKVQGNIDRVSLDNERERTVTINVNGQPLQVQVGPMIRGNAIRDATGYKFEDFTNQVQFAQLSKAYNREAAKHLPKVDDSWQQQPVTVLMAVTMRNGALSDAAAISLEREQP from the coding sequence ATGTCGTTCAAACAATGGGGTATTGGCTTTTTATGCGGCAGTACCCTGTTGCTCACTGCCTGCCGGGTGGTGGATCTGGATGAAAACGGGCAACCGATTATTCCTGCCGATCCGAATGCGAAAGCCAGTTTCGCAAACCAGACGCCCGCGCAGATAGCGCAACAAACCTGGAACACCAAAGTGCTTACCCCCGCGCAGTCCCATGCGCTGGATAGCAGCACCCTGAAAACCCGCGCGGGCAGCGCCAAAAACGAGAGCGTATTCGTCAAGGTGCAGGGAAACATCGACCGCGTTTCTCTGGATAACGAACGCGAACGCACTGTAACCATTAACGTCAACGGTCAGCCGTTGCAGGTGCAAGTCGGGCCGATGATCCGGGGCAACGCTATTCGGGACGCAACCGGCTACAAGTTTGAAGACTTCACGAATCAGGTGCAGTTTGCCCAGCTTTCCAAAGCGTATAACCGCGAGGCGGCAAAACACTTGCCTAAAGTGGATGACAGTTGGCAGCAGCAGCCTGTAACGGTGCTGATGGCCGTCACGATGCGCAACGGTGCGCTGAGTGATGCCGCCGCCATTTCACTGGAACGGGAGCAACCCTAA